Within Felis catus isolate Fca126 chromosome A1, F.catus_Fca126_mat1.0, whole genome shotgun sequence, the genomic segment GTCTTAGGAAATATTTTCCATACAAAAGGATACcaaattttctgttttactctaagaaaataattttttgatcATCCTTTATCAtataatataaacacatattACTTAGAAAAACATCCTCCCACAAAAAGCTACACAATAGTTCCTTAGAATCTTCAGAACTAAAGACAAAATGATAAATTCCACAGGGAAGCTGtaaatcttatattttctttgaaattgagTAAAAAGAGTGTCCCCCGGCCCCCATATGAGATCCACATTATACCACAATGTTCTATAACAAAATTCCATAacccagagaattaaaaaaatactaatattaaCCAGATAATTTCCTAACAAGTGCTAATTACAAAGACTATTAAAATACACACCAACTTCATTAAAATCTTCAAAGGTGATTTTCCCTGTGGCTTCTCTGTCATAATCTTTAAGAATCTTCAGTACATCAGCTTTTTTTACATCAAACCCCAAGGCTCTCATTGCCACCTTTTGGATtaaaagggaaaagcaaattatCAAGCACTCTTTCAAAAGAAGTGACTTCTAATTCTTAAGTTTTCAGAACTTAAGAGAGGTAAACACATTAATGAAACATTTAATTCTGTTGCATGTTTTAtatctctaaaaaaacaaagtgaaagttTTTCTTCACTACTGAAATTAAAtggcaatttttttcatttatatatcttttatagGACATACCAATCAAGTGTTTATAAAATACACTATACAATAGGCTGACGTAGTGTACagatcattttacttattttttaaatgtttatcttgagagagagaatcccaagcaggctccacgctgtcagcacagagcatgatgtggggctcaatctcaggaattatgagattatgacctaagctaaaatcaagagtcaggcgcttaactgacttgagccacctaggcacccagtATACAGATCATTTTAACAAGTTATTCGCTCTCAAAAGATTAACaaccaaaatgcaaaaaaaaaaggcatagcataaatattaaaaatttatataacagaagagataaaagaatgaaaataagagtTACCATAAGAATCTACACGATTAGTTGTTAAGTAAGTAGTTCAGGTCCCTGAGTTTAAAGAAAAGATCCAAGATCCTGTTACTGTTACAAGAAGAGAGACATGACACTGACTAAAGAAGTCTTACTTGGAGAGGTTCCATTTGTTCCCTGATGTATGGATGAAATAAAGTAGACGGGCAATAAGAAAAGGATGACTGGTATTCAAACAGATACCATAAAAAAGAGGTTTGAGGACAGTGAAGAGAGCAGCTTATCTTACCTGAACAGGAAGAGCTCAGGTGGAAGCAAGTGGTTAGCAAATGAGAAAAGGAGCTAGTAGTAAAAGTGTGGAGggcattcaataaaaattaaaggaatgtgAACTTTATGCAGTTTATAACGAGGAGCCACTAGTTTTatgaacaatgaacaaaatgaggaaagaatTTTACAAAGATGAACCTAATGGTACTATACAGAGTTAACTAGAAGCTCTAGGTATGAAATAAGATCCCaaaccaaaataataacaatggcaACAAATGGAAGAGACATTATAAAGCAAGAATGGATCAAAGCTGggtaagtaaaaaaataaataaataaaataaaaaaagaactaaagagCTATTAAAATGTTGCCTTTCTCATTGTGCTAAGTGTGAGATCTGTACTACCCTAAACACCAATTTTCCCTTGCATCTTTAGAAATAATTCTAGGCCCTAAAATTGACATTTTTCCCCATTAGCATCGTGTCAACATCAGATATCATTTATGTTGTCTGCACCAGAGAAAGTACATAAAGAATATACTACTAACATGttcaaattaaaagagaaataacactCTCACAACGTGAAAAAAGAATGAGtcaccaaaaaccaaacaaacaaaacagtgggAAGAAGAATACAGTAAAAACTGCTTAAATCTTATAGTTTGAAATCTTTTAATTATGTGAATGAAAAATAAGGCCTtacatagaaatttatttttatatttaaaacactattCATTTTACAATATGAAAAGGAATTTCTAAAAAGATGTTAGGAGTATTATTCAATTTTCTCATAGCATTTAACTGTGAACATTTAAAATGGTTTCATATTTCCAAAACCAGTCAGTTTAAATactttagaaatgtattttaaccAATTATCAAAAATGAACatcattttaacagaaaaacatatattttacattacaCTATTACCTTTAATTCATGATAATCTATTGCTTCATCCTTGTCTGTGTCAAATAGTTCAAAAgcatctttaatttcttgtttctgttcttcagagagttctcttctttttttcctctttgttttgtcTACCACAAGCTCATTtctatgaaatgaaaagaaacaaagtcttTTTAGCCTACTTTAATTCTATTCTCCTATGCATCCAGATGATTAAAATGCAACAAAAAAATTAACgattgaataattttttaaatttctaaaaaggaAGTTATGTGGGAGAATCAGAAATCTTCCGTACATGAGCCTTGCTCATTCTATAGTCTAAGCTGCTATAAATTTGCACTTTCCAAAAGTGAAAAGTATTACAAGTTATTCAAAGAAATGAAGACctaactttctttccttctagctTTGTGTTTATTCTCACTGATATTACAGAGGAAAAAATCAGAACTTGaataaaaaacattgtttttatgacaaaaaatcgccaacaaaagaacaaagcatTCATTATTTACATTGCTCTAAACATAGTgttaaaaaatcaaaggaaaactcCTAACTGATGATCGTTATGTATTTGGTTTACTTCTGATATCACTTATAAGTTACCTAAATTTCTAcccaaaaaagtttaaaatttaacaattaaCTTACAAAGTATTTTAGCGTGGTAGGTTACAAGTGATTTAGATTACACATAAGTTTGgcactttatttataatttctttcattgataTGTCTAAACAAACCATGAaaacgccaaaaaaaaaaaaaaagtatttgtgctaattttctataataaagtgAAGAGTCTATGGTTTTGTAAATCTCACTTGTAAATTTAGATTTAGTTTCTCATAAACTCTGGcaacttttttaaaggaaattttattttaaaagccagaaATGTCCTCCTTAAGAGATACTGATCTTAGCGTTCCAAAATTTCAAATGCCGCTGCAACATCTGCATAAAAACAAGTTTTGAAACCCAACAAActcataaaactttaaaatgtaaaactcgGGTTGATTTCAGTAAAACACGTTATCTATTtgcctgtatttttttctctaaaatctacAACAAAGGCAAGAGAGGATTAGAAAGTGACCGAAGACGTACAATAAAAAAAGCTGAGGAAAATCGGTTTATACCAGCTGGAACATTTCCCGGGGTCATTTTCTCTGAAAGGCCAAGTCCACAACAGACCTACAACTGCCCCACGCAAGGTTCCCACAGGAATCTCCTAGCCGAAGGCGGCACCAGTTTAGAGAGGCGTATCTAGCTATTTTTAAGGTATTGACGTCTACATGGGGCTGGGGGCAACAGACAGGGGGTTAGAGGTCGCAAGtgaaggaaaggcaaagaaactaaaaaatttgaaaaatcttaaGAGATTACCAATTAAAGTCATTAAAATGGGTCTCCGGTTATACCTTAATATAGGGCCCTAGCAGAAGAGCAGTGAGGGGTTAATGTTATTCCCAAATTTTATAGTTAAATATGATGACAGCACTGCCGCTGAGGTGGGGCCGTAGACCAGGAAGGAGGAGCTGAACGAAGGGATGCTCCATGGCCTGATTTCTCGCAGAAAAACCGCGAGAAGAAACATCGCGATATTTCACTCCCTCCTCGCAACGAAAACAGCCCATCTTTTTGGTGGTGCAAAGCCCAACGCACTGATAGACGTGTCTACCTCAGCAGAAATGCACGGGGCTCATCACCTGCGACACACCACGGCCCCCAGAGTGAGGGGTCCGGGCGCGGGAATGCTGGCCGAGACTCCTCTCCCTCGTCCCAAACTGCATCCCATTCCTCGCCTCGGCCCCAACTGCCTCCCTTCCACACACACCCGCCCTGGGGCCCGCTGCGAGGTGTGGAGAGCTTTGCGGCCTCCTCATTACCGACCTCAGAGCTAAACTCATTTTCTCTTCGGACAGAGACGTTCCTCTCAAGAACAACCTTAACGCCCTACCCAAGGCAGCACGACTTCCACGAGCCGTTCAACAGACACCAACGACCTCATTGGCCTCAAGGACCTCCCACAAGGTAGACACTTCTGAGCCGGATTGGTTGACATGGCTAATGTCCTGCCCTTTGAGGCGGAAGCGTCATTCGTCCTCTTCTCTCATTGGGTGTATCTCGCGTCAATCAAAGAAACCTCTCCTCCCGCTTGGTTTCTTGCCCCTCCTCCCGCCCTTTAGATTGGCCTGTTGCGGTTTCCCCAAATCCTTTGCGGAGCGAGGGTCTGGATATTTGCGTGGTAGAGGGAGGTTGGTAGCTGGACCTCGCCTCACGCAAGGAGGCCTGTAATCTGTGGCGCTTGTCCGGAGACAAGACGGACAGCTccgagggaaaggaaggaagggagaagaggcacGCTGTGGGCTATCCTCAGTCTAGAAGGAGGGAGTAGCCGGGGAATGAGGTCTGCCATAATTGGCTTCGCCATGTTCTaaaactttgggggggggggggggggttctaaaACACAGGCTTAAACatccttttctcccattctgattTTAGTAGATATGAATCTGCATTCTTTTATCCTTACAAACTGGCCAAGTGATTCTAAATCAGTTGCTATGGGttatttttgtgaaattattGGGTTGGATTATTAGGCTACTTACGGTGAAGCTGTACTTCACCTTCTCTTCGCTCTCTTTCTCCTTGATTT encodes:
- the CETN3 gene encoding centrin-3; its protein translation is MSLALRNELVVDKTKRKKRRELSEEQKQEIKDAFELFDTDKDEAIDYHELKVAMRALGFDVKKADVLKILKDYDREATGKITFEDFNEVVTDWILERDPHEEILKAFKLFDDDDSGKISLRNLRRVARELGENMSDEELRAMIEEFDKDGDGEINQEEFIAIMTGDI